In Alphaproteobacteria bacterium US3C007, one genomic interval encodes:
- a CDS encoding TolC family protein: MKDPQDRVIQMHTAAQSQLLKFSAGKSFKSVNIRNLKKLLLLTFPLILTGCLQSTRDIGNISENITAIISEAKVTEPSQEQIELHDQSDFSKAIQEAVLNNKSYNSALAFERSMQSKIEVAESMQRIQINGSSTIGGIREDGGNTADQTTTGMAANITLSQLIYDGGQSASNISRATAEAFGASAERRSIGNDIALEAGRAWINYWQYQTRLFALQERTSEMNNIVSQMERMASNGMIDRAALDSARRQILDIYLEEMVYKSELEQAQINFIRFFNYDLKSVSQPSKIDGLVEALGQSDNWRRSPSLQKTAAEVVVATNVVQSAQAAFEPRAKVQGGLTSPMKNGESTDTSLGVVLEYTFGDGGKRAAQLKEAKAGLEAAKSRLQDVLTGLDAELKSAMNKLNALKKSMPLIQEKILLSKDEAKTARSQLTTGQADLRKLIDAKLENYRAEDRLISMQAEKLTLELLIAAKSGALSELIGLENS; this comes from the coding sequence ATGAAAGATCCGCAAGATAGGGTCATACAAATGCATACTGCTGCACAATCTCAACTTTTAAAATTTTCAGCTGGAAAATCATTTAAAAGTGTAAATATTAGAAACCTGAAAAAATTACTTCTTTTAACATTTCCACTTATCTTAACCGGCTGTCTACAATCGACCAGAGATATTGGTAACATTTCAGAAAATATTACTGCCATTATATCCGAAGCCAAGGTGACAGAGCCCTCTCAAGAACAGATAGAACTTCACGATCAATCGGACTTTTCAAAGGCTATCCAAGAAGCAGTTCTTAACAATAAAAGTTATAATTCAGCGCTCGCCTTTGAGCGTTCAATGCAGAGTAAAATTGAAGTGGCAGAAAGTATGCAACGCATACAGATAAATGGAAGCTCAACGATTGGTGGGATTCGCGAAGATGGCGGTAACACAGCTGATCAAACGACAACAGGAATGGCGGCGAATATTACCTTATCGCAATTGATTTATGATGGTGGACAAAGCGCTTCCAACATCAGTCGTGCAACAGCGGAGGCGTTTGGAGCCAGCGCAGAGCGACGATCTATTGGAAATGATATAGCTCTGGAAGCGGGTCGAGCTTGGATCAATTACTGGCAGTATCAAACCCGGCTCTTTGCGCTGCAAGAGCGAACTTCTGAAATGAATAATATCGTTTCACAGATGGAGAGAATGGCCTCAAATGGTATGATTGACCGTGCTGCGCTGGATAGTGCCCGCCGGCAGATTTTAGATATTTATTTAGAAGAAATGGTATACAAGAGTGAATTAGAGCAAGCTCAAATCAACTTCATACGTTTCTTCAATTACGACCTGAAGAGTGTTTCTCAACCCAGCAAAATTGATGGTTTGGTTGAAGCATTAGGTCAATCTGACAATTGGCGCCGATCGCCCTCTTTACAAAAGACTGCAGCAGAAGTGGTTGTAGCTACAAACGTTGTTCAATCAGCCCAAGCTGCATTTGAACCGCGTGCGAAAGTTCAGGGTGGTTTAACCTCTCCTATGAAAAATGGTGAAAGCACAGATACAAGCCTAGGCGTTGTATTGGAATATACGTTTGGAGACGGTGGAAAGAGGGCTGCGCAACTAAAAGAGGCGAAGGCTGGCCTAGAAGCAGCAAAATCTCGCCTGCAAGATGTTCTAACGGGATTGGACGCAGAGCTGAAGTCGGCAATGAACAAGCTTAACGCTCTAAAAAAATCAATGCCACTCATTCAAGAAAAGATTTTACTAAGCAAAGACGAAGCGAAAACGGCGCGTTCGCAACTTACTACTGGGCAAGCTGATTTGCGAAAACTTATTGATGCAAAGCTTGAAAACTACAGAGCCGAAGATCGGCTGATTAGTATGCAGGCTGAAAAACTTACGCTAGAGCTTTTAATAGCCGCTAAGTCTGGGGCCTTGAGCGAATTGATTGGTTTGGAAAATTCGTGA
- a CDS encoding type I secretion system permease/ATPase gives MEQRPTELAKTHVEALEESGNENKNPIEQVGLAQDIDSGEQGVSNTDLNENKDKTAKVEKPNNEHTLIRAVQKILSLSGMTFSRAAVRDLPELVGDNFGIREAVSALEHVGFEASFGQIQLKKIGIGHCPAIAFLHSGEAVIIQKIEKDGKLLITRFSEVGGQITEETLSRKERGNRLTPYIILSRRSQIAMAVKGKNDWFWGSLFQGKWLYAQVLLAAAVTNFLGLSTSLFIMVVYDRVVPNEAVESLIALTVGVLIALGFDFIIKTLRAQFVDKAGKRADGRMSRLIFDKILTMKLDNRRQKSGAMASIVREFDTLREFFTSATLVAVVDLPFIFFFIWVISLIAGPLALIPLIAVPLVIIAGLGIQPFLARITKGSMQSNMSKQSVLVETLNGLETVQATGSGRLMRQRFEAAAEAQSDLGLKSRMLSQFAINSAASVQQLAQIATIFYGVFLIQDGVVTMGALIAAVILGGRTLAPLSQLAQAMSRANGAREAYRSLSSVMRDEEAHSLDTRPRLSRPTLSGIIELKGVTYTFPGAKSPIIRNLSLKIPAGQKVAILGKMGSGKSTLSRLISGLIEPEEGSILIDGVDVRQIDPSDVRRNIGIMLQETWLFSGTVKENLQMGFYEYDDAHILKIAKVSGVDEFVSTHPQGYDLELKERGEGLSGGQRQSINLARALLHNPSLLVLDEPTSSMDTGTEKGVIERLKAWNGDRTIIMVTHRNTLLELADRVLVIDQGQVVADTTPEKLRAQGRKG, from the coding sequence ATGGAGCAGCGACCTACAGAGTTAGCAAAGACGCACGTTGAAGCTTTGGAAGAAAGTGGCAATGAGAATAAAAACCCAATTGAACAGGTTGGATTGGCGCAAGATATCGATAGCGGAGAGCAGGGTGTTTCGAACACAGACTTGAACGAAAATAAAGATAAAACTGCAAAAGTTGAAAAACCCAATAACGAACACACACTCATCCGTGCAGTTCAGAAAATTCTTTCATTATCGGGTATGACTTTTTCGCGCGCAGCCGTCCGCGATTTGCCGGAACTCGTAGGTGATAATTTTGGTATTCGTGAGGCCGTATCTGCACTTGAGCATGTGGGGTTTGAAGCCAGCTTTGGCCAAATTCAGCTTAAGAAAATAGGAATTGGGCATTGCCCCGCAATTGCTTTTTTGCATAGCGGCGAAGCGGTTATAATTCAAAAAATTGAAAAAGATGGCAAGTTATTGATAACGCGTTTCTCTGAAGTTGGTGGACAAATAACGGAAGAAACTCTGTCCCGTAAAGAAAGAGGTAACCGGTTAACACCATATATTATTTTGTCTCGCCGCAGCCAGATTGCAATGGCAGTAAAAGGAAAAAATGATTGGTTTTGGGGATCGCTCTTTCAAGGTAAATGGCTTTACGCACAGGTGCTTCTAGCTGCGGCAGTAACAAACTTCTTAGGGCTATCTACATCCCTCTTTATCATGGTTGTTTATGATCGAGTTGTTCCTAATGAAGCGGTGGAATCTTTGATAGCCTTAACGGTTGGTGTTCTGATAGCATTGGGCTTTGACTTTATAATTAAGACTTTAAGGGCCCAATTTGTGGATAAAGCGGGCAAACGTGCAGATGGTCGAATGTCAAGACTCATTTTTGACAAGATATTGACAATGAAGCTCGATAACCGTCGCCAGAAATCGGGAGCTATGGCAAGCATAGTACGTGAGTTTGATACACTGCGAGAGTTTTTTACTTCTGCAACTTTGGTAGCGGTTGTGGATTTACCTTTCATTTTCTTCTTTATTTGGGTCATTTCTTTAATCGCGGGCCCTTTAGCTTTGATACCGCTTATTGCGGTACCATTAGTGATAATTGCCGGCCTTGGAATACAACCATTTTTGGCACGTATTACAAAAGGCTCAATGCAGTCAAATATGTCAAAGCAGAGCGTTTTGGTTGAAACATTAAATGGTCTTGAAACAGTTCAAGCTACCGGGTCTGGGCGGCTTATGCGGCAACGCTTTGAGGCAGCAGCTGAGGCGCAGTCTGATTTGGGGCTTAAAAGCAGAATGCTCTCTCAATTTGCTATAAATTCTGCGGCTTCTGTCCAGCAGTTAGCTCAAATTGCAACTATTTTTTATGGCGTTTTTCTAATTCAGGATGGTGTGGTCACGATGGGCGCCTTAATTGCGGCCGTTATACTGGGTGGGAGAACCCTAGCGCCCCTATCTCAACTTGCACAAGCTATGTCGCGGGCCAATGGGGCCCGGGAAGCTTATCGGTCTTTGTCTTCAGTTATGAGAGATGAAGAGGCCCATAGTTTAGACACTCGCCCGCGTCTTAGTCGTCCAACCCTATCGGGAATAATTGAGCTTAAGGGGGTGACTTATACATTTCCAGGAGCAAAAAGTCCAATAATTCGAAACTTATCTCTTAAAATCCCCGCCGGACAAAAAGTCGCAATTCTTGGTAAAATGGGCTCAGGTAAATCCACGCTATCGCGCCTTATATCGGGACTTATTGAGCCCGAAGAAGGGTCGATATTAATTGACGGGGTGGATGTACGGCAAATTGACCCCTCTGATGTAAGACGAAATATTGGAATTATGCTTCAGGAAACGTGGTTGTTCTCCGGAACCGTTAAAGAAAATCTTCAAATGGGGTTTTATGAATACGATGATGCTCATATTTTGAAAATTGCCAAGGTGTCTGGTGTGGATGAGTTTGTCTCAACGCATCCTCAAGGTTACGATCTAGAGTTGAAAGAGCGAGGTGAGGGACTTTCTGGTGGTCAAAGACAGTCAATTAATTTGGCCCGCGCCCTTTTACATAATCCGTCCCTTCTTGTTTTAGATGAGCCGACCAGCTCAATGGATACAGGGACTGAGAAGGGTGTTATTGAGCGCCTAAAAGCCTGGAATGGAGATCGCACAATTATAATGGTAACCCACCGGAATACTTTGCTCGAGTTAGCAGATCGAGTTTTAGTGATTGACCAGGGGCAGGTCGTTGCGGACACGACGCCAGAGAAGCTGCGTGCTCAGGGGCGAAAAGGCTAA
- a CDS encoding type II toxin-antitoxin system death-on-curing family toxin has product MTEPIWINLRVIKAFHDRQINEHGGLPGLRDEGLLLSALSRPENAYHYSDPKPDVAELAAAYGFGLAKNHPFNDANKRTALIAMRLFLKLNGYDLVVSAEDKYKTIIRVAASEISENELAQWIRENLKEIKS; this is encoded by the coding sequence ATGACGGAACCGATCTGGATCAATTTGCGTGTCATAAAGGCATTTCATGATCGGCAAATTAATGAGCATGGTGGACTACCGGGGCTTCGTGATGAGGGATTGCTTTTGTCTGCCTTATCAAGGCCCGAAAATGCCTATCATTATTCTGACCCAAAACCGGACGTAGCTGAACTCGCTGCCGCCTACGGGTTCGGGCTCGCGAAAAATCACCCGTTCAATGATGCTAATAAACGTACTGCATTAATCGCAATGCGCCTGTTTCTGAAGTTAAACGGATACGATTTAGTGGTCTCAGCTGAAGACAAGTATAAGACGATTATTCGCGTTGCGGCGAGTGAAATCAGTGAAAATGAACTCGCGCAGTGGATTAGGGAAAACTTGAAAGAGATAAAAAGTTAA